A window of Candidatus Krumholzibacteriota bacterium genomic DNA:
CCGGTCGAGTCGATGATCCCCGACTCCAGGAAGGAATCGCCGTCCTTCAACGACCCGTCGTCCGTGCCGAAGAGGAAGTTGTCGACGATGAATCCCCGAATCTGTGTCTTCGTATCCAACGGATCCTCCCGTGTTCTGTGCGGTGTGAGTGGACGAGTCATTGTGCCCCGCGCCGCGGCGGGATGTCAATTCTCAATGAGGCGAGGAAATGCAAGAACGGTACCAGAAAACGCAATGCCGCGAGGGGTCAGCGCTTCCAGCGCGCATCGGCGCGGCCCGCGGCCCACCGGAACAGCCCGGCGACGGCGGCGGCGTTGAGGGAGACGAAGACGGAGAGGAAGGAAAAAAGCCGGTTGCGGCGGAGGGCCGGCATGAAACT
This region includes:
- a CDS encoding acyl carrier protein, which produces MTRPLTPHRTREDPLDTKTQIRGFIVDNFLFGTDDGSLKDGDSFLESGIIDSTGILEVVGFVEDEFGFDVKDEELVPENFDSIERIAAYIERKR